Genomic segment of Streptomyces sp. NBC_01210:
GAGGTCCGCTCGCATCTCGCGCCGTTCGAACTCCGCCAGCGCTTCCTGGGCGGCGGCACGGGTGGTGGCGTCGGCCAGGATCGCCGTCTTCAGCGCCTTCGGCTGCTGAGCGACGTAGACGGGGGAGCCCGGCTTGATTCCGGCCCGCATCGCTTCCTGCTCGATCGCCTGCCGTCGCTCGCCGTTGTTCATGCGAGCTTCGTAGCTGCGGTAGTAGCCGTGCTCGCCGAAGAACGGCACTTCCTCCTCGTCCGGGAGATCAACGTGAACGCCAGGCGCCAGCTTGTGAAACGGGAGAACGATGCCGTCGTCAGCCGCACGTTTCCATGCTTCGTGGAAGGCCATGATCCGCTTGGCGCTGCTTCCCGACCGGCTCGCGAATTCCCGGGCGCTGATGCGCCGGAAAACGTTTCGGTCGAAACGTTTCGTGGACTCCTGTCCGAATCCGATGCCGTGGCCCTCGTCGGGTTCGACGCGGCGGGCGATCAAGAGCGCTCGGGCCCAGCCGCCTTTGCGGTCGTGGGCGGCGAACTCTTCGATATCAGCGCTGAGGCGATCCTCGCCGTCGTCTGCTGCGGTCGGCTCCATCACACACCCACCAGATCGCGGGCCTCGGCCCGGCTGTCGGCGGCAGTCATCTGGTCGTCGAGGACCCTGACCCTGATCCACGTGGCGAGGACGTCCAGGGTCCCCAGAACTTCCTTGCAGGCGACCCTCTGTTCGTCGGTGAAGGCCAGTGAGGCGGACGGCGGGTAGCGGCTCATGAAAGCGGCCCCCTGGTCACTGAGCCGCACCAGGTCCCGGGCCACGGCCGCAGCCTTGTCGGACCTCCCCCCACCGCACCCCGGGCCGCGGGTCTCACGGTCCCGGCGACGCTTTTCGTCCATGACCCGCTTCAGGGCGTCGTGCACCTCCGCCTTCTTCTCCACTAGGTCCCGAAGAGCCTGGTCACGCTCCTGGGGTGGCAGGGAGCCGAGATAGTCGGCCAGGGTCGTGTCGCTGGAGGGGTCCAGCAGATCCCGCAAGGCCGGCTCCACCCCCAGGGCACGGCGGTACTGGGGCACGCTGACGCGGCCGGCGCCCGCCTCGCGCGCTTCCTGCAGCAGCGAGCGGAGGGTGCTGTAGCCCTCGTCGTACGGCTTGCCGGAGGTGGTCAGGCGGGCGCCTTCACGAAGCGCGCTGTAGCTGACGTGGACGCCGCTGTCGGCCACGATCTGCCGCACGGGCGGGGTGCACATGCGGGCGGTGTGACGGTACTGCCGGGCCGTCTTGGGGTTCAGGCTGATCTCGTCGCAGTACCGGTCGAAGGCGCTGTCCGGGCCGCCCGGGGCCGTGACGGACAGCAGCTTGTCGCCGATCACCAGCCGGTTCTCGCAGCCCTCGTTCATCAGCCGACGGCCCTCGCGCACGTCCTGGTCTGTGTAGCTCATACGGATGTCCCATCGCAGACAGTTCGACGGGCGCGGAGTGTAATCAGATGAACACGTCACTCCGGTGCATCAACTTGGTTCATGTGGAGCCAAGTTGACGCACCGGAGGCGCGGATGGGCGACATCGATCCGTCGTTGTGCTCGTACGACTACACCCATGTGGGCGACAGCAAGCGCCGCCCACGACCGCTGAGCCGTCGGCCAGCGCCAGCTCGGGGGTGCTCCCCGCGGGTCAGAGGTCGCTTCTCCGGTCTGCCCGCGCACCAGCTGGGTGCACAGCTCTCGCCGTGCTGCCCGACGCCCCTCAGGGCTTCACGAACGATCCCGAGCTGATCGGCGACCTGGGAAATCGAACGGACCTTCTGACCCGTCTCCTGACGTATCTCGAACGCGAGCCGGACAGCCTGCTCCCGCTCAGCGGAATACTTCCTCGGCGCTGGCATGGCTCCAACCCTTCCAGGGTTCAGAGCCTTCAAAGAAGCCGGGGCGGCTGATGCCGTGACGCAGTTCCGGATCACATGCCTTGCCGGCGGAACTGTGCGACGGCCCCCACGAAGAGTGCCCCGGTGAAGAGGCCGAAGACGAGGACCGCGGTCCCGGGCGCCATACGCTGGGAGGCCTCGGCGAGGAAGGCCCCCTCATCGCCTGCGATGTTCGACATCGAAGTGCCCGCGGCGAACGGCAGATACTTCGCGGCCTGCGCCAGCCACGGAGAGTCGGCGAACAGGCCGCCCGTCCTGACCATGGGCTCGAGCACGTAGGGGATCGCCACCAAGGAGACGGTGCCGACGGCCTGTGAGCGGAACACGACGGTGATCGCAATGCCGATCAGGGTCCAGCACACGGTCTGCAGCAGCAGGCCGCCATGGAGCACGATCAGGTCTCCGTATGAAACACCCGAGATCAGCTCCGCCGGCAGGGTGGCGCTCGCCACGATCCAGGACACTGCGGTGGCGCACCCCGTCACCGCCAGCGCGAATCCGCCGGCCACGAGTGCCTTCGCCGCGACGGCCCGGCTGCGAACGGGAGTCACGGCGAGCGTCGCCCTGATCGTGCCATGCCGGTAGTCACCTCCCATGGCGAGTGCCCCGAAGACCCCGGCTGCGAGGGGGGCGAACGAAGCCTTATTGATGACCGCGACCAATGCTTCTTGGGCGGTGACGGCTATCTCTTCCGACTGGAACTCGGTGACGGTGAAGGCATAGCCCCAGGCCGCAAGGGCAGTCACCGCGACCGCTGCGGCTGCGAGCAGCCACGTCGATGTCAGGGTGGTCAGGCGCACCCACTCATACCGCACAGGCCTGTTCACCGGGCACCCGCCTTCTCATCCGTCACGTATTCCACACTCGCCGCCGAGGCGCGCAGGAATGCCTCCTCCAGCGTCGCTTCGGCGACCGTCAGCTCTGTGACGATGACGTTCTCGGCAAGCGCCGTGGCTGCGATCTCCCGCTGCGTGAGCTCCTTGACCAGCAGACAGCCGTCCGCGCTGGACTCGACGTCCGCGCCGAGCCGTAGTAGTGCGCGGCGGAGCTGGTCCGGTGAGTCCGCCCGTACTCGGACGGCTCCCCCGTCGTATCCGCGCTTGAAGTCGGCGAGGGTGCTGTCGCAGATGAGACGCCCCTTGCCGATCAACACGACCCGCTCAGCCAGCTCGTCCAGATCCGACATCTGGTGGGAGGAGACGAAGACGGCGTTGCCCGCTGCCGCGTACTCCTTGAGGAAGGTGCGCAACCACCGCATGCCCTGCGGGTCCATACCGTTACCGGGCTCGTCGAGGATGAGGACGTCGGGGGAGCCGAGTAGCGCGCAGGCGAGGCCCAGCCGTTGCAGCATGCCCAGGGAGAAGCCCTTCGGCCGGTGCCGCGCGACAGGGAGGAGCCCCACGAGGTCGAGGACTTCGTCGATGCGTTTTTCCGGGATGCCGATACCTCGGGTGAGCATGCGTAGATGTGCGCGCACGGAACGCCCGGGGTGGTAGGCCCTTGTCTCCAGCAGTGCTCCGACGCGCTGCGCCGGATCGGCCAGTTCCGAGTAGCGCTGACCGTCGAAGAGTGTCCTGCCGCTTCCCCGCTCCAGCTCGAGCATGAGCCGCAGGGTTGTCGACTTCCCCGCGCCGTTGGGCCCCAGGAATCCTGTGACCGCCCCGGGTTCCACGGTGAAGCGGAGCCCGTCCACTACCACCTTCTCACCGAATGTCTTCGAGAGAGCGTCGACTTGAACCGTTGCCACTATTCCCCACTCCCCGGCGATGCACCGGAACACCCGTCAAGGGTGATGGTCGTGTCCGCTGCCACGGTGGCCGGCGGATCGTGTGCGATCAGCACGACGGACGCATGCGTGGCCCACGCGCACATCTCGGCTGAGAGCAGCTCGATGCCCGCGGAGTCCAGTCCGTTGAAGGGTTCGTCGAGCATGACGAGCGCGAACTCGCCCAATGTGCACATGGTCAGCCAGAGCTTCCTTCTGTTGCCCGTGGACAGTTCCTTTGCAGCGTGGTCCAGCCACGGCTCCAGTCCGTAGCGCACGGCCCTTTTCAGTCCCGGATCAGGACTGATCCCGCGGCAATGGGCTGCGAAGACGAGGTGGTCCCGCACGGTCATGCTGGGATACAGCGACACGTCCGTACGGCAGACCCTGCGCGCGGCCCGACTCTGCGGATCTCGTGCGTCCCGGTTGCCGACGCGCACCTGACCGTGCCACGGCGGAAGGTAACCGCTGCACAACTCGAGGAAGGTCGACTTACCGGCACCGTTTCTGCCCGACACCATGGTGAGACCACGGCCCGGCAGGGACAGGGAGAGGTCCACGAACACCGGGGCGTACTGGTCGTATCCGGCGGTTACGGACTTCAGCTCTAGCGCAGTTTCAGGATGCTT
This window contains:
- a CDS encoding ATP-binding cassette domain-containing protein, with the protein product MATVQVDALSKTFGEKVVVDGLRFTVEPGAVTGFLGPNGAGKSTTLRLMLELERGSGRTLFDGQRYSELADPAQRVGALLETRAYHPGRSVRAHLRMLTRGIGIPEKRIDEVLDLVGLLPVARHRPKGFSLGMLQRLGLACALLGSPDVLILDEPGNGMDPQGMRWLRTFLKEYAAAGNAVFVSSHQMSDLDELAERVVLIGKGRLICDSTLADFKRGYDGGAVRVRADSPDQLRRALLRLGADVESSADGCLLVKELTQREIAATALAENVIVTELTVAEATLEEAFLRASAASVEYVTDEKAGAR
- a CDS encoding ABC transporter ATP-binding protein — protein: MRETKHPETALELKSVTAGYDQYAPVFVDLSLSLPGRGLTMVSGRNGAGKSTFLELCSGYLPPWHGQVRVGNRDARDPQSRAARRVCRTDVSLYPSMTVRDHLVFAAHCRGISPDPGLKRAVRYGLEPWLDHAAKELSTGNRRKLWLTMCTLGEFALVMLDEPFNGLDSAGIELLSAEMCAWATHASVVLIAHDPPATVAADTTITLDGCSGASPGSGE
- a CDS encoding ABC transporter permease subunit translates to MNRPVRYEWVRLTTLTSTWLLAAAAVAVTALAAWGYAFTVTEFQSEEIAVTAQEALVAVINKASFAPLAAGVFGALAMGGDYRHGTIRATLAVTPVRSRAVAAKALVAGGFALAVTGCATAVSWIVASATLPAELISGVSYGDLIVLHGGLLLQTVCWTLIGIAITVVFRSQAVGTVSLVAIPYVLEPMVRTGGLFADSPWLAQAAKYLPFAAGTSMSNIAGDEGAFLAEASQRMAPGTAVLVFGLFTGALFVGAVAQFRRQGM